One segment of Nitrosopumilus sp. DNA contains the following:
- a CDS encoding 30S ribosomal protein S3ae yields the protein MARRKGRVKDKWREKRWITVNAPDSFNNVPIAYVPITDDENAVGRVLEVTLYDILKGDPSQHQYKIYFQINNVDGDKATTMFKRFEYSKEFLRSLVRRGSSKINFIIDIKTKDGYIFRIKVIALTHRQLNTSRKHALRLIARDVINKTVPDMTIEQFVQATCYSKINSDIMAAFKKVIRVRHVGLEKVKLIRTAEKETVLLEA from the coding sequence TTGGCACGTAGAAAAGGTCGAGTAAAGGACAAGTGGAGAGAAAAACGCTGGATTACAGTTAATGCTCCAGATTCATTTAACAATGTTCCAATTGCATATGTACCAATCACTGATGATGAAAATGCAGTTGGGAGAGTTTTAGAAGTTACATTATATGATATTCTAAAAGGAGATCCTTCACAACACCAATACAAAATCTATTTCCAGATAAACAATGTAGATGGAGACAAGGCAACAACAATGTTCAAGAGATTTGAATACTCAAAAGAATTTTTACGAAGTTTAGTTAGAAGAGGATCATCAAAAATTAATTTCATTATAGATATCAAAACTAAAGATGGGTATATCTTTAGAATTAAAGTAATTGCACTTACTCATAGACAACTAAACACATCTAGAAAACATGCTCTTAGATTAATTGCAAGAGATGTAATTAACAAAACAGTTCCAGATATGACTATTGAACAATTTGTGCAAGCCACTTGTTACAGTAAGATTAACTCAGATATCATGGCCGCATTTAAGAAAGTAATCAGAGTAAGACATGTAGGTCTAGAGAAAGTCAAACTCATCAGAACTGCAGAAAAAGAAACAGTATTGCTTGAAGCATAA
- a CDS encoding RNA-binding domain-containing protein: MIEKIEISIDVIVHATEDISKIFKSFEVFDLEEENFEVKETSGYFDNPIKILNAKITKNNAQKFMKKLVELLSKDQINELIDQIEERTVDSRFHMRLDKQELIKGSIAIKEKDTIKIKIHTPIYNKKDTIKSFTEIFQIAN; this comes from the coding sequence ATGATTGAAAAGATTGAAATTTCTATTGATGTCATAGTTCATGCCACTGAGGATATTTCAAAAATTTTCAAATCATTTGAGGTATTTGATTTAGAAGAGGAGAATTTTGAGGTCAAAGAAACATCAGGATATTTTGATAATCCCATCAAAATCTTAAATGCAAAAATTACCAAAAATAATGCTCAAAAGTTTATGAAAAAACTTGTTGAATTATTATCAAAAGATCAAATTAATGAGTTAATTGATCAAATTGAAGAAAGAACAGTGGATTCAAGGTTTCACATGAGATTAGACAAACAGGAGTTAATCAAAGGCAGTATAGCAATCAAAGAAAAAGATACAATAAAAATAAAAATTCATACTCCAATTTACAATAAAAAAGATACAATCAAATCATTTACAGAAATTTTTCAAATTGCCAACTAG
- a CDS encoding NAD(P)/FAD-dependent oxidoreductase gives MADYDVIVAGGGLAGTITAQAISHYSKQNLKILVVDRNTEFLPGRKSLAGWVCGDACSKEAVDFMSKRIKVEWTRPEIEHDVKGVMAFSPDKETAIPFDGAGYMLNRQKLPEIQNERCRKMGIEFEYEINLTGLIYEGQQAVGVQGIDNKTKQPYKKTSKIVIDATGVTSMLRNGLQNSTKVEKRIDRRDLESTGRYIMYFDQGEKDLSEFDPDYCIIHLDQDIAPGGYGWVFPKADNKVNIGLGVEKSLLERRNKRLGKKDNVESLMKEYLNRNTAIKNPKLSEDPEDINNNSGIFQVSVRRQNDCMVSGGYMLVGDSAWMPKPIDAGGIGPALIAGTILGNNVAQAIEANDVTEAGLWQYNLDFIKEYGYKTAGLELFRRLVQQMSNEQISYGMKHFLGNLDVESISKGEHPDFSGLGKIGMIIRGAMNKTVADGLRYTSKQNQWLVEHYYNYPKDPSGFEQWNKTLHQRLDEAFAKVEAFDK, from the coding sequence GTGGCAGACTATGATGTTATTGTTGCAGGCGGAGGGCTTGCAGGTACTATTACAGCACAAGCTATATCTCATTATTCAAAACAAAATCTGAAAATTCTAGTTGTTGATAGAAATACAGAATTTTTACCAGGTAGAAAATCATTGGCAGGTTGGGTATGTGGTGATGCATGCTCCAAAGAAGCAGTCGATTTTATGTCAAAAAGGATCAAAGTTGAGTGGACCAGACCTGAAATCGAGCATGATGTTAAAGGGGTAATGGCATTTTCACCAGATAAAGAAACCGCAATTCCATTTGATGGTGCAGGATACATGTTAAATCGTCAAAAACTACCCGAGATTCAAAATGAAAGATGTAGAAAAATGGGAATTGAATTTGAATATGAAATTAATCTAACTGGTTTAATTTATGAAGGACAGCAGGCTGTTGGAGTTCAAGGAATAGATAATAAAACTAAACAACCCTACAAAAAAACATCAAAAATTGTGATTGATGCAACAGGAGTTACATCAATGCTAAGAAACGGACTCCAAAATTCTACAAAGGTTGAAAAAAGAATCGATAGAAGAGATTTGGAATCAACTGGCAGATACATTATGTACTTTGATCAGGGAGAAAAAGATCTTTCTGAATTTGATCCTGATTATTGTATAATTCACTTGGATCAAGATATTGCTCCTGGGGGATATGGTTGGGTATTTCCTAAAGCAGATAACAAAGTCAATATAGGTTTAGGAGTAGAAAAATCACTTTTAGAAAGAAGGAACAAAAGATTAGGTAAAAAAGACAATGTCGAATCATTAATGAAAGAATATCTAAATCGCAATACTGCAATAAAAAATCCAAAACTATCAGAAGACCCAGAAGATATCAATAACAATTCAGGGATTTTTCAAGTATCTGTAAGAAGACAAAACGATTGTATGGTATCTGGCGGATACATGTTAGTTGGTGACTCAGCATGGATGCCAAAACCAATTGATGCAGGTGGAATTGGTCCAGCATTAATTGCAGGAACTATTCTTGGAAACAATGTAGCACAAGCAATTGAAGCTAATGATGTAACAGAGGCTGGACTTTGGCAATACAATTTAGATTTTATCAAAGAGTATGGATACAAAACTGCTGGTCTTGAATTGTTTAGAAGATTAGTACAACAGATGAGTAATGAGCAAATTAGTTATGGAATGAAACACTTTTTGGGAAATCTTGATGTAGAATCAATAAGTAAAGGCGAACATCCTGACTTTTCTGGACTAGGTAAAATTGGAATGATTATCAGAGGTGCAATGAATAAAACAGTTGCAGATGGACTAAGATACACATCAAAACAAAATCAATGGTTAGTAGAACATTACTATAACTATCCAAAAGATCCTTCTGGATTTGAGCAGTGGAATAAAACATTACATCAAAGACTCGATGAAGCTTTTGCAAAAGTAGAAGCATTTGATAAATAG
- a CDS encoding MoxR family ATPase — MEETQYLDWNNSIQILKKAHEAGLFVLIIGPKGTGKTSLVRDFAKNMNSNLDSINFSLRTRESHLVGTKTLTDGTVSFDEGVLIKSMRQGDLLYLDEINSAEADVLLRLDEALDDRRQIMLKESTGEVVKANDNWFVIATINPLTHSGTKELPPQILSRFPVRIRLEYPPEDIELEIIKKHVSGVNDSELVQAIKLANTLRQAAAVEELFYSPSLRETIAFGKLVEKGMSPKDAANYVFGNVYTQWGNIEYQKVSDIITSMFGN; from the coding sequence TTGGAAGAAACTCAGTATCTTGATTGGAATAATTCCATTCAAATTTTAAAAAAAGCCCATGAAGCAGGTCTTTTTGTATTAATTATTGGGCCAAAAGGAACAGGTAAAACATCTCTGGTTAGGGATTTTGCAAAAAATATGAATTCAAACTTAGATTCAATTAATTTTAGCCTCCGAACTAGAGAAAGTCATCTTGTTGGAACAAAAACCCTAACCGATGGAACAGTAAGTTTTGACGAAGGGGTTTTGATTAAATCAATGAGGCAGGGGGATTTACTTTACTTAGATGAAATTAATTCAGCTGAAGCAGATGTATTATTGAGATTAGATGAAGCATTAGATGATCGACGACAAATAATGCTAAAAGAATCAACAGGAGAAGTAGTAAAGGCCAATGATAATTGGTTTGTTATTGCTACAATTAACCCATTAACACATAGTGGAACAAAAGAGTTGCCTCCACAAATTTTAAGCAGATTTCCTGTAAGAATTAGATTAGAATATCCACCAGAAGATATAGAACTAGAAATTATTAAAAAACATGTTTCAGGAGTAAATGATTCAGAGTTAGTTCAAGCAATAAAATTGGCAAATACATTAAGACAAGCAGCAGCTGTAGAAGAATTATTTTATTCACCTAGTTTAAGGGAAACAATTGCATTTGGAAAACTAGTGGAGAAAGGAATGTCTCCAAAAGATGCTGCAAATTACGTTTTTGGAAATGTTTACACACAATGGGGAAATATAGAATATCAAAAAGTAAGCGACATCATTACCTCCATGTTTGGTAATTAG
- a CDS encoding vWA domain-containing protein, with translation MQAIQLQNESLVEIATFLVRRWSERDNMVVEISDKVETKTRLNENKVILTPLEKRIGNDFQKYRQLRTSLWYEAMRIKYCKKILSNDHAFGFILNTIETSRIEQLGRKIWKGMTDEIIFNYAYMLVERPQLHTVYGKARIVEAFYQYFMFGAIKGEIQSSHFEKIKEASIFAKKIVKKAIEENYDTEWLEKNVSQIIKILDIDSLLTIPMSVSFLKAGMALTEEELLKVLKIIAKNKEGDFGSVDSSAILRGDNVYGEYKVLLDENKKSENKGLTPEAIGIQIPSTKNVDETTIYDMNLINGLKVKFKEWKTGWKEQHLSSGEEFDEENYIEGHEPFFTDVKKSIKTKIVILLDHSSSIASDALEYKKATLALCEVLSYLKVKFAVYAFSTENRSVVCWSIKPDNIKWNNITAKRLTQVVANGSTPLAEVYDKMFPTLQSKRPDIFLTLTDGEPSDPDAVRNMTKALKGLGIKMVALGLGPNTLRATTIANNLKHLGYEKTMAVSRLKDIPSKVISVLDV, from the coding sequence ATGCAAGCAATTCAACTTCAAAATGAATCTTTAGTTGAGATTGCTACTTTTCTTGTAAGGCGATGGTCAGAAAGAGATAACATGGTAGTTGAAATCTCCGATAAAGTTGAAACTAAAACAAGACTTAATGAAAATAAGGTAATACTTACACCACTTGAAAAGAGAATTGGAAATGACTTTCAAAAATATCGACAACTAAGAACATCGTTATGGTATGAAGCAATGAGAATAAAGTACTGTAAAAAAATTCTTAGCAATGATCATGCATTTGGTTTTATTCTCAATACAATTGAAACATCAAGAATTGAACAACTAGGAAGGAAAATTTGGAAAGGAATGACTGATGAAATTATTTTTAATTACGCCTACATGTTAGTAGAAAGACCTCAATTACATACGGTTTATGGAAAAGCTAGAATCGTAGAGGCATTTTACCAATATTTTATGTTTGGAGCAATAAAAGGTGAAATACAATCAAGCCACTTTGAGAAAATTAAAGAAGCATCTATTTTTGCAAAGAAAATTGTAAAAAAAGCGATTGAAGAAAACTATGATACAGAGTGGCTTGAAAAAAATGTTAGTCAAATTATTAAAATTCTAGATATTGATTCTCTACTAACAATTCCAATGTCAGTATCATTTTTGAAAGCTGGAATGGCACTAACTGAAGAAGAATTACTAAAAGTTCTAAAAATTATTGCCAAAAATAAAGAAGGAGATTTTGGATCTGTAGATTCTTCTGCAATTTTAAGAGGAGATAATGTTTATGGAGAATACAAAGTATTACTTGATGAGAATAAAAAAAGTGAAAATAAAGGATTGACCCCTGAAGCAATTGGAATTCAAATTCCATCAACAAAAAATGTTGATGAAACAACAATTTATGATATGAATTTAATTAATGGATTAAAAGTAAAATTCAAAGAATGGAAAACAGGTTGGAAAGAACAACACCTCAGTTCAGGAGAAGAGTTTGATGAAGAAAACTACATTGAGGGTCATGAACCATTTTTTACAGATGTTAAAAAGTCAATTAAAACAAAAATTGTAATATTATTGGATCACTCATCTAGTATTGCATCAGATGCACTGGAATACAAAAAAGCAACTCTGGCTCTTTGTGAGGTTTTATCATATCTCAAAGTAAAATTTGCAGTTTATGCATTTAGTACTGAAAACAGATCAGTTGTCTGCTGGTCTATCAAACCTGACAACATAAAGTGGAATAATATAACTGCAAAGAGGTTAACTCAGGTAGTTGCAAATGGATCAACTCCATTAGCAGAAGTTTATGATAAAATGTTTCCAACATTACAATCAAAAAGGCCAGACATCTTTTTGACATTAACAGATGGAGAACCATCAGATCCTGATGCTGTAAGAAATATGACAAAAGCTCTCAAAGGATTAGGAATTAAGATGGTAGCCTTAGGATTAGGGCCAAATACTCTCAGAGCTACTACTATTGCTAATAATCTCAAGCATTTAGGATATGAAAAAACAATGGCTGTAAGTAGACTAAAAGACATTCCAAGTAAAGTAATCAGTGTTTTAGATGTTTAA
- a CDS encoding pyridoxal-phosphate dependent enzyme: protein MSENQNNSIDNVLLEKFEQEIWNKIPHLKEEEIVNPTPLVDLTEDFIECAKSVYKVDLDEKDLKVYGKFDSTLLSGSIKVRAASHIIHEAIISGKLKGNQTVIEATSGNFGIALGLLSKIGVNVVALVSRKLQEGVFKELRNENIRIMDLDMDICPAPGMENKADELAAKATAGNIRSQLVELGFDPKIFDENIQDIESLLAKQDIINLARFLAKIYDLFCPKQYDNELNIDIHRTVTAPEIDQQLHKNGDSLENYQIICSFGTGGTSGGLSQYMTNKYGKKSIHVVFPNPGQDVAGIRTKAKATGLTLYDPKTYAAEHEVDFEKAKFLLKYFVDKGHDIGESTALELFSAMEMAKSGNYKKFVIMVADGIEKYRKNFEQISKNKMPINISLEQASSTVNDYDKVIWVHTQYTPKEEGIEMIAKSLGIDKSKISIPKASTINQLLSTQQIPEELSKELNGSKGKSLLVCMAGNTSLMTAQVLASKGIVTQSLNGGITNLPEGRGKNPGEYIKVATE, encoded by the coding sequence TTGAGCGAAAACCAAAACAATTCCATCGATAATGTTTTGTTAGAAAAATTTGAACAAGAAATATGGAATAAAATACCTCATTTGAAAGAAGAAGAAATTGTAAATCCAACGCCACTAGTTGATCTAACGGAAGATTTCATAGAATGTGCCAAAAGTGTGTATAAAGTAGACCTTGATGAGAAGGATTTGAAAGTCTATGGAAAGTTTGATTCTACATTATTAAGTGGATCAATCAAAGTAAGAGCTGCTTCACACATCATCCATGAAGCAATTATCTCGGGTAAACTAAAAGGAAATCAAACAGTAATTGAAGCTACTTCGGGAAATTTCGGAATAGCACTGGGTCTATTATCAAAGATTGGAGTGAATGTAGTTGCACTTGTATCAAGAAAGCTACAAGAAGGAGTGTTTAAAGAATTAAGAAATGAAAATATTCGAATTATGGATTTGGATATGGATATTTGTCCTGCACCAGGAATGGAAAATAAAGCAGACGAGTTGGCTGCAAAAGCAACTGCTGGGAATATTCGTTCACAACTAGTAGAGCTCGGATTTGATCCTAAAATTTTTGATGAAAATATTCAAGATATAGAATCATTGCTAGCTAAACAAGACATCATAAACTTGGCAAGATTTCTTGCAAAAATTTACGATTTATTCTGTCCAAAACAATACGATAATGAATTGAACATAGATATCCATAGGACAGTAACAGCTCCTGAAATTGATCAGCAACTGCACAAAAATGGAGATTCATTAGAAAATTATCAAATAATTTGTTCATTTGGTACTGGAGGAACATCAGGAGGTTTAAGTCAATATATGACCAACAAATATGGAAAAAAATCAATTCATGTAGTTTTCCCAAACCCAGGACAAGATGTTGCAGGAATTAGAACTAAGGCAAAAGCCACAGGATTGACACTATATGATCCTAAGACATATGCAGCAGAACACGAGGTGGATTTTGAGAAAGCAAAATTTCTTTTAAAGTATTTTGTGGATAAAGGACACGATATTGGAGAAAGCACAGCTCTAGAATTATTTTCAGCAATGGAGATGGCAAAATCTGGAAATTATAAAAAATTTGTCATCATGGTAGCTGATGGAATTGAAAAATACAGGAAGAACTTTGAGCAGATATCAAAAAATAAAATGCCAATAAACATTTCCTTAGAGCAAGCATCATCAACAGTAAATGATTATGATAAAGTTATCTGGGTACATACACAATATACTCCTAAGGAAGAAGGAATTGAAATGATTGCAAAGTCATTAGGAATTGACAAGTCTAAAATTTCAATACCCAAAGCAAGCACCATTAATCAATTATTATCAACTCAACAAATTCCAGAAGAACTCAGTAAGGAACTAAATGGTTCAAAAGGAAAATCCTTGTTAGTGTGCATGGCAGGAAATACATCACTTATGACTGCACAAGTACTTGCAAGTAAAGGAATAGTTACTCAGAGTTTGAATGGTGGAATCACAAACTTACCTGAAGGAAGAGGTAAAAATCCTGGGGAATACATCAAAGTAGCTACTGAATAA
- a CDS encoding ASCH domain-containing protein yields MKCLSVSQPFADLIISGKKTIELRKWNTNFRGEFLIHAPIKIRTKDSKRLKINKKFVTGVIVGKAELYDVKKYNSLKEINAEKKFHFASKDYHNKTYGFLLKKAKAFRIPIPCKGQLGFFEVDLPKSKIKNNEIVSDIIDEEFRYQWIGHH; encoded by the coding sequence TTGAAATGTCTTTCGGTTTCTCAACCATTTGCTGATTTGATTATCTCAGGTAAAAAAACTATAGAGTTAAGAAAATGGAACACGAATTTTCGAGGTGAATTTTTAATTCATGCACCAATTAAAATTAGAACTAAAGATTCTAAGAGATTGAAAATAAATAAAAAATTTGTAACTGGTGTTATTGTTGGCAAAGCAGAACTATATGATGTAAAAAAGTATAATTCGTTAAAAGAGATTAATGCTGAGAAAAAATTTCATTTTGCATCTAAAGATTATCATAATAAAACATATGGATTTTTACTAAAGAAAGCAAAAGCATTTAGAATTCCAATTCCTTGTAAAGGTCAATTAGGTTTTTTTGAAGTAGATTTGCCAAAATCTAAAATAAAAAATAATGAAATTGTATCAGATATCATTGATGAAGAATTTAGGTATCAGTGGATTGGACATCATTGA
- a CDS encoding TATA-box-binding protein translates to MPQTKPIVSVENVVASASVDQKIDLNDITAKFPDTEYHPEQFPGLVFRLTNPRTATLIFRTGKMVCTGAKSEDMAIKAVNTVVQKLRKGKIKIKNDAVITVQNIVAAINLGGKIHLEKAARTLPRSMYEPEQFPGLIHRMLDPKTVILLFASGKLVCTGAKKESDVYRSVHNLHSLLEEKNLMIYDE, encoded by the coding sequence ATGCCTCAGACAAAGCCTATTGTTAGTGTTGAAAATGTTGTAGCTTCTGCATCTGTTGATCAGAAAATTGATCTTAATGACATAACTGCAAAATTTCCAGATACTGAATATCATCCTGAGCAATTTCCAGGACTTGTTTTTAGATTAACAAATCCAAGAACTGCAACGTTAATTTTTCGAACAGGGAAAATGGTTTGTACTGGAGCAAAATCTGAAGATATGGCAATAAAAGCAGTTAATACAGTAGTTCAGAAATTAAGAAAAGGAAAAATCAAAATTAAAAATGATGCAGTGATTACAGTTCAAAATATTGTAGCTGCAATTAATTTAGGTGGAAAAATCCATTTAGAAAAAGCAGCAAGAACTTTACCTAGAAGTATGTATGAACCAGAACAATTTCCAGGATTAATTCACAGAATGCTTGATCCAAAAACAGTTATTTTGTTATTTGCATCAGGGAAATTGGTTTGTACTGGAGCAAAAAAAGAGTCTGATGTTTATCGTTCAGTACATAACTTGCATTCATTATTAGAAGAAAAAAATTTAATGATTTATGACGAATAA
- a CDS encoding P-II family nitrogen regulator encodes MKRIEATVHIDKTGAVSNAIKDLVGGFTILEGNGRGSGERQTMRAGRGTGTFIAEFNKVATVSTIVDDSQVEKVTAAIIDASFTGKAGDGIIVISSVDDVINIASKKRGSEAL; translated from the coding sequence ATGAAACGAATTGAGGCAACCGTACACATTGATAAAACAGGTGCTGTTTCCAATGCAATCAAGGATTTAGTTGGAGGATTTACCATTCTGGAAGGAAATGGTAGAGGTTCTGGTGAAAGACAAACTATGAGAGCAGGAAGGGGAACAGGAACTTTTATCGCAGAATTCAACAAAGTTGCAACTGTAAGTACAATAGTGGATGACTCCCAAGTAGAAAAGGTTACAGCAGCCATTATAGATGCATCATTTACTGGTAAAGCAGGAGATGGTATTATTGTGATTTCATCAGTTGATGATGTCATTAACATTGCATCAAAAAAGAGAGGTTCTGAAGCCCTCTAA
- a CDS encoding Lrp/AsnC ligand binding domain-containing protein — MATAYVLINCELGSEESVISELKSIEGVKEVHGTFGAYDILAKVESGQVEALRETITWKIRKIPKIRSTLTLMGIEGQQ; from the coding sequence TTGGCAACAGCTTATGTTCTCATAAACTGTGAGCTAGGTTCTGAAGAATCAGTAATCTCTGAACTAAAATCTATTGAAGGGGTAAAGGAAGTACATGGAACATTTGGCGCATATGATATCTTAGCCAAAGTTGAATCTGGGCAGGTAGAAGCCCTTAGAGAAACAATTACTTGGAAGATTAGAAAAATCCCAAAAATACGTTCAACCCTTACACTAATGGGAATTGAAGGGCAACAATGA
- the dusB gene encoding tRNA dihydrouridine synthase DusB produces the protein MLPKFSSRAFLAPMAGVSDPALRLQCKKMGAGLVVTEFTNIHSIIAKEKQLKEKMSTIQDFIEFSENERPLSVQLFGSDLNALEQAAKIVEPFFDIIDYNMGCPAPHITQQMAGGALLQEVNLTNQIFETLVNAVKKPVTLKIRAGVTDASKFLFREIAELAEDKGIQMITFHPRTVSQGYSGNADWKLIKELKEISNIPIVGNGDITTPEDAKNMLDETNCDYVMIGRGAMGNPFLFEQINDYLKTGSYKEYSFKDRLNSFFDYLHLTMNYKIKFANIKGQAMRFTKGMKGGAQLRSKITFSKTIEELEKIMTCASTNS, from the coding sequence ATGCTTCCAAAATTTTCTAGTAGGGCATTTTTGGCTCCAATGGCTGGGGTGAGTGATCCTGCATTACGATTACAATGTAAAAAAATGGGAGCGGGATTAGTTGTAACTGAGTTTACTAACATTCATAGCATTATTGCAAAAGAAAAGCAACTAAAAGAAAAAATGAGTACAATACAAGACTTCATTGAATTCTCTGAAAATGAAAGGCCTCTATCTGTTCAGTTATTTGGCTCTGATCTTAATGCTTTAGAACAAGCTGCCAAAATCGTAGAACCTTTTTTTGATATAATTGATTACAATATGGGTTGTCCTGCACCTCATATTACTCAACAAATGGCAGGCGGTGCTCTTTTACAAGAAGTCAATTTAACTAATCAAATTTTTGAAACTCTTGTTAATGCTGTAAAAAAACCTGTTACGCTTAAAATTCGTGCAGGTGTTACTGATGCTAGCAAATTTCTTTTTAGAGAAATTGCTGAACTTGCAGAAGACAAGGGAATTCAAATGATTACTTTTCATCCAAGAACTGTAAGTCAAGGATATTCTGGAAATGCAGATTGGAAATTAATTAAAGAGCTCAAAGAAATTTCTAACATCCCTATAGTTGGAAATGGTGATATTACTACTCCTGAAGATGCAAAAAATATGCTTGATGAAACAAACTGTGATTATGTGATGATAGGACGAGGAGCAATGGGAAATCCATTTTTATTTGAACAAATCAACGATTATCTCAAAACTGGATCTTACAAGGAATATTCTTTTAAAGATAGATTGAATTCCTTTTTTGATTATTTGCATTTAACAATGAATTATAAAATTAAATTTGCAAACATAAAGGGTCAGGCCATGAGATTTACCAAAGGAATGAAAGGAGGTGCTCAATTGCGCTCTAAAATTACTTTTTCAAAAACAATTGAAGAACTAGAAAAAATCATGACATGTGCTTCCACAAACTCTTAG